A window of the Brassica napus cultivar Da-Ae chromosome C5, Da-Ae, whole genome shotgun sequence genome harbors these coding sequences:
- the LOC111211960 gene encoding uncharacterized protein LOC111211960, translating into MEIHNGKSIRFWTELWHPLGRLIDLVGDSGPQQLGVMQNATIDEVFVGNEWRFRNCRDSTIRGLAEWIKEYRIHLVTDVEDGLTEYQSLFSSGETWNLVRTQGEFKEWSKAVWFTQGVPRFSYITWMAVKYILATCSRKRSWGQIQGCVFCGEPEESRDHLYFACPYTFTLWLEVTGTLLSNGASPDWNTTLQYLTARSHDYLYIYTCEASVSSLGLLHMDREE; encoded by the coding sequence ATGGAGATTCACAATGGCAAGTCTATCCGATTTTGGACTGAACTGTGGCACCCGCTAGGTAGGTTGATTGATCTCGTGGGGGATAGTGGTCCACAACAGCTAGGGGTTATGCAGAATGCTACCATAGATGAAGTCTTCGTTGGAAATGAATGGCGTTTTCGCAACTGCAGAGATTCGACCATTAGAGGCCTGGCTGAGTGGATTAAAGAGTATCGAATTCATCTAGTTACTGATGTGGAAGATGGTTTAACGGAGTACCAGAGTCTATTCTCGTCTGGAGAGACCTGGAATCTTGTTCGTACGCAAGGAGAATTCAAAGAGTGGAGTAAGGCAGTGTGGTTTACTCAAGGAGTTCCTAGATTCAGTTATATAACGTGGATGGCGGTTAAATACATATTAGCGACATGCAGTAGAAAGAGAAGTTGGGGTCAAATACAAGGTTGTGTCTTCTGTGGAGAGCCTGAGGAATCAAGGGACCATTTATATTTTGCGTGTCCCTACACTTTTACACTCTGGTTGGAGGTAACTGGAACGCTGTTGTCAAATGGGGCTAGTCCTGATTGGAACACGACACTGCAGTATCTTACAGCCAGGTCGCAtgactatctatatatctatactTGTGAGGCTAGTGTTTCAAGTCTCGGTCTACTACATATGGATCGAGAAGAATGA
- the LOC106436249 gene encoding uncharacterized protein LOC106436249 isoform X2, translating to MYKCLDHPFFFWFIPTITIAEVLRSSLSSCKLIVFFTETSEVFPRFETIGEIQKKKNNLPQLENFTCTSKSNAQEKWLVLRCLHSCRELEKSGTSLRCIRFCFELAVDDSHNSATFVVLYF from the exons ATGTACAAGTGTCTGGATCACCCTTTCTTCTTCTGGTTCATTCCGACAATAACTATTGCTGAAGTGCTCCGGTCATCTCTAAGCTCTTGTAAACTGATTGTCTTTTTCACTGAGACAT CAGAGGTATTCCCACGTTTTGAGACCATTGGAGagattcagaagaaaaaaaacaacttgCCTCAATTGGAGAACTTCACATGTACCTCCAAGTCCAATGCTCAG GAAAAATGGCTGGTCTTACGTTGCTTGCACAGCTGCAGGGAATTGGAAAAATCTGGGACGTCGCTCCGGTGCATCAG GTTCTGTTTCGAGTTGGCTGTTGACGATAGCCACAACAGTGCTACATTTGTGGTGCTCTACTTCTAG
- the LOC125587298 gene encoding protein ANTAGONIST OF LIKE HETEROCHROMATIN PROTEIN 1-like has product METIDADDQAVEAILCIERSRFSLREKLRTDPERGLRIMHQLMYESDTQCLHVLRMKQRVFLKLLNTLKSYGLKDSHWVKAEVALGMSLKILGHNPSQRSIAAEFQVAQWTVTTKFSDVINALCCLHSDIVSWKREEPDETPPRIIHDKRYFPYFEDCIGAIDGTHVRVRVGGNKKITYWNHHNYTSMNILAVCDFNMKFIYTRIGVPGRAHDSKILTYCARHDNFFPFPKSGKYFLVDSVYPNRRGFLTPYRGEAYHPNHFAGRRPTTVLEMFNNRHSSFRSIIERTFGVWKGKWSILEGRVRYDVDMQEKIVAATMALHNFIRDSNIDDIDFNDADETENYEAGLEGNTSPSHDDHGVDRNYDPTADAYMSTIRDDIARNIWDDR; this is encoded by the coding sequence ATGGAAACTATTGATGCTGATGACCAGGCTGTTGAAGCCATCTTATGTATTGAGCGTAGTCGTTTTTCCCTTAGAGAAAAATTAAGAACGGATCCTGAACGTGGGCTACGTATAATGCATCAACTGATGTATGAGAGCGACACACAATGCCTCCATGTTTTACGTATGAAACAAAGAGTGTTTCTTAAGCTCTTAAATACACTAAAGTCATACGGTCTTAAAGACTCTCATTGGGTAAAAGCTGAGGTTGCTTTAGGTATGTCTCTCAAGATTTTGGGACATAACCCATCACAAAGGAGCATAGCAGCAGAGTTCCAAGTCGCACAATGGACTGTTACAACAAAATTTAGTGATGTTATTAATGCCCTATGTTGCTTGCATTCAGACATAGTTTCATGGAAAAGAGAAGAACCGGATGAGACACCACCACGAATCATACATGATAAGAGGTATTTTCCTTATTTTGAAGATTGTATCGGGGCCATAGATGGTACTCACGTTCGTGTACGTGTTGGTGGAAATAAAAAGATCACATACTGGAACCATCATAATTATACTTCAATGAACATACTGGCAGTGTGTGATTTCAATATGAAATTCATATATACACGTATTGGAGTTCCGGGTCGTGCACATGACTCAAAGATATTGACATATTGTGCACGTCATGATAACTTTTTCCCATTCCCAAAGTCGGGGAAATACTTTCTAGTTGATTCAGTCTATCCTAACAGAAGAGGTTTCCTAACTCCATATAGAGGTGAGGCCTACCATCCAAATCATTTTGCTGGACGTCGACCAACCACTGTACTAGAGATGTTTAACAACAGGCATTCCTCTTTTCGGTCAATAATTGAAAGGACGTTCGGAGTGTGGAAGGGAAAGTGGTCTATTTTAGAAGGTCGTGTTCGCTATGACGTCGATATGCAAGAAAAAATTGTTGCAGCAACTATGGCGTTGCATAATTTTATTCGAGATTCTAATATAGATGACATCGACTTTAATGATGCCGATGAAACAGAGAATTATGAAGCTGGTCTTGAAGGAAACACATCTCCATCTCATGATGATCATGGAGTTGATCGAAATTATGATCCGACAGCTGATGCGTATATGTCAACTATTAGAGATGATATAGCAAGAAATATATGGGATGATCGTTAG
- the LOC106436241 gene encoding pre-mRNA-splicing factor SPF27 homolog, with translation MATNNGEVLMLEAAPEATKPWASAANAEVIDALPYIDDDYGNPLIKAEVDRLVEEEMRRSSKKPADFLKDLPPLPKFDFENCPVLGKEYERVRAGKPPVRIDFESRYKHELPPASKKNDDAAWKQYLHKTQRSLQQKMIELENLEMMSKQGPEIWRQNNHRLEVFLTRMQRLAQEQNEEIEKVNRERKYHQQTTAYELNALSQEWRQLCVKNMEIQSACAVLETQIDSLKREASERGWNLEEKLESVKPLQSQ, from the exons ATGGCGACGAACAATGGAGAGGTTTTGATGCTGGAGGCGGCGCCAGAGGCTACGAAACCGTGGGCGAGCGCGGCGAACGCAGAAGTTATCGATGCGCTTCCTTATATAGACGATGACTACGGCAATCCACTGATTAAGGCTGAGGTGGACCGCTTGGTGGAGGAAGAGATGCGTCGGAGCTCTAAGAAGCCTGCTGACTTCCTCAAGgatcttcctcctcttcccAAGTTCGATTTCGAG AACTGTCCAGTCCTCGGCAAAGAGTATGAGCGTGTTCGAGCTGGGAAGCCACCTGTACGGATCGATTTTGAGTCCCGTTACAAGCATGAATTGCCGCCTGCTAGCAAGAAAAATGATGATGCTGCATGGAAGCAGTATCTTCACAAGACTCAACGTTCATTGCAACAGAAGATGATCGA GCTTGAGAACTTGGAAATGATGTCAAAACAAGGGCCCGAGATTTGGAGACAGAACAATCATCGGCTAGAAGTATTCTTGACCAG AATGCAAAGACTAGCTCAGGAGCAGAACGAGGAGATTGAAAAAGTTAATCGTGAGAGGAAGTACCATCAG CAAACCACAGCGTACGAGCTAAACGCTTTATCTCAAGAATGGAGACAGCTCTGTGTCAAGAACATGGAGATTCAGTCTGCGTGTGCTGTGCTTGAGACACAAATCGATTCGTTGAAAAGGGAAGCTTCTGAAAG GGGATGGAACTTAGAAGAGAAACTTGAAAGTGTCAAACCGCTTCAATCGCAGTGA
- the LOC106436249 gene encoding uncharacterized protein LOC106436249 isoform X1, with protein sequence MYKCLDHPFFFWFIPTITIAEVLRSSLSSCKLIVFFTETSAEVFPRFETIGEIQKKKNNLPQLENFTCTSKSNAQEKWLVLRCLHSCRELEKSGTSLRCIRFCFELAVDDSHNSATFVVLYF encoded by the exons ATGTACAAGTGTCTGGATCACCCTTTCTTCTTCTGGTTCATTCCGACAATAACTATTGCTGAAGTGCTCCGGTCATCTCTAAGCTCTTGTAAACTGATTGTCTTTTTCACTGAGACAT CAGCAGAGGTATTCCCACGTTTTGAGACCATTGGAGagattcagaagaaaaaaaacaacttgCCTCAATTGGAGAACTTCACATGTACCTCCAAGTCCAATGCTCAG GAAAAATGGCTGGTCTTACGTTGCTTGCACAGCTGCAGGGAATTGGAAAAATCTGGGACGTCGCTCCGGTGCATCAG GTTCTGTTTCGAGTTGGCTGTTGACGATAGCCACAACAGTGCTACATTTGTGGTGCTCTACTTCTAG
- the LOC111211956 gene encoding alpha-1,3-arabinosyltransferase XAT3-like yields MKEKDLLYHTILARSFSKNEQKRLGYGAFIASLFFVFTLCTIFKSYLNPLPTMETQLSVDTGLRILRVTETHKSQAFNSNYTTTSGASESLIIPTTQNNITSNATNTQSLTSSEDDKLSVCNDTSLPKNYLDLFNCTTPTSISNEQSVSDGNKMEETVKCKKQSRTEICELNGDVRVHGKSATILAAITSAFSGNSTWQMRPYARKGDLVAMNRVREWTVKLTQNADHLENANFSSRCVRNHSVPAIVFSLGGYTMNNFHDFTDVVVPLFTTARRFNGEVRFLVTNKNQPWINKFKEILRSLSNYELIYIDGEDETHCFTTVVVGLNRHPEYFKELTIDPSHSEYSMSDFRRFLRDTYSLRNAAVSTGESLRRRPRILIISRARSRAFTNTDEIANAAGEIGFEVVVAEANTGVASFAETVNSCDVMLGVHGAGLTNMVFLPENAVVFQILPIGGFEWLAETDFGRPAKGMNLTYLEYKIEAEESSLVRQYGRDHEVVRDPSAVAKRGWTAFKSAYLVGQNVTVDINRFKPVLAKAFELLQRQSV; encoded by the exons ATGAAAGAGAAGGATCTTCTTTACCATACAATACTTGCTCGTAGCTTTAGCAAAAACGAGCAGAAGAGACTTGGCTATGGAGCTTTCATTGCCTCTCTTTTCTTCGTCTTCACTCTTTGCACCATCTTTAAATCTTATCTCAACCCATTACCAACCA TGGAAACGCAATTATCAGTGGACACTGGTCTAAGGATACTGAGAGTAACAGAAACGCATAAATCGCAAGCGTTTAACAGCAACTATACAACAACATCTGGAGCTTCTGAGTCTCTCATTATCCCGACGACTCAAAATAACATTACATCAAACGCTACAAATACGCAGAGCTTAACCAGTTCTGAAGATGACAAGCTAAGTGTTTGCAACGACACAAGCTTGCCCAAGAATTATCTTGATTTGTTTAACTGTACTACACCCACTTCAATCTCCAATGAACAatctgtttcag ACGGTAATAAAATGGAGGAAACGGTAAAATGTAAGAAGCAATCAAGAACAGAGATATGCGAGTTAAACGGCGACGTAAGGGTCCACGGTAAATCCGCGACGATTCTTGCGGCGATCACATCTGCGTTTTCGGGAAATTCCACGTGGCAAATGAGACCTTACGCGCGAAAAGGTGACCTTGTGGCCATGAATCGCGTTAGAGAATGGACGGTGAAATTAACACAAAACGCTGACCATTTAGAGAACGCTAATTTCTCATCGCGATGCGTTAGGAATCACAGCGTTCCGGCGATTGTTTTCTCTCTCGGAGGCTACACGATGAACAACTTCCACGATTTCACCGACGTCGTGGTCCCTCTTTTCACGACGGCGCGTAGATTCAACGGAGAAGTCCGGTTCCTCGTGACGAACAAGAATCAACCGTGGATCAACAAATTTAAGGAGATACTGAGGAGTCTCTCGAACTACGAACTGATTTACATCGACGGAGAAGATGAAACGCACTGTTTCACCACCGTCGTCGTCGGTCTCAATCGCCATCCAGAGTACTTCAAAGAGCTGACGATCGATCCTTCCCATTCCGAGTATTCCATGTCCGATTTCCGGAGGTTCCTAAGAGACACTTACTCGCTGAGAAACGCCGCCGTGAGTACCGGAGAAAGTCTGCGGCGGAGGCCACGGATCCTGATTATATCCAGAGCCAGATCGCGAGCCTTCACGAACACCGACGAGATCGCGAACGCGGCGGGAGAAATCGGATTCGAAGTCGTGGTGGCGGAAGCGAACACAGGCGTCGCGAGTTTCGCGGAGACGGTGAACTCGTGCGACGTGATGCTCGGCGTTCACGGCGCGGGGCTTACAAACATGGTGTTCTTGCCGGAGAACGCGGTGGTGTTTCAGATTCTTCCGATCGGTGGATTCGAGTGGCTGGCGGAGACGGATTTCGGAAGGCCGGCGAAGGGGATGAACCTGACGTATTTGGAGTACAAGATCGAGGCGGAGGAGAGCTCGCTTGTGCGGCAGTACGGCCGCGATCACGAGGTCGTTAGAGATCCATCGGCGGTTGCGAAACGCGGGTGGACGGCGTTCAAGTCGGCCTATTTGGTAGGGCAGAACGTGACCGTTGATATAAACCGGTTCAAGCCGGTTCTTGCCAAAGCTTTTGAGTTATTGCAGAGACAGTCggtgtaa
- the LOC106436245 gene encoding alpha-1,3-arabinosyltransferase XAT3, producing the protein MTEKDLLYNTILARSFSKNEQKRLGYGAFIASIFFVFTLCTIFKPYLSPLPIVESQLSVDVGLRMLRISETHKPKALSSSNYTTSQSNITSNTTNTQRLTSSEDDKLSVYNDTSLPKNHSDSFNRTTPTLISKEQVISDGNMMEETVKCKKQSRTEVCELNGDVRVHGKSATIRTAITSAFSGNTTWQMRPYARKRDSGAMNNVREWTVKLDKNAERLENANFSRCVTNHSVPAIVFSLGGYSMNNFHAFADIVVPLFTTARRFNGEVQFLVTNKNQAWINKFKEILRSLSNYDLIHIDDENETHCFPTVIVGLKIHPEYFKELTIDSSFSEYSMSDFRRFLRDAYSLRNAAVDLRRRRPRIMILSRAGSRAFTNTDEIANAAGETGFEVVVAEASTGLASFAETVNSCDVMLGVHGAGLTNMVFLPENAVVIQILPIGGFEWLAETDFGRPAKGMNLRYLEYKIAAEESSLVRKYGRDHEIVRDPSAVIKRGWMAFKSTYLVQNVTVDINRFKPLLAKAFELLQKQSM; encoded by the exons ATGACAGAGAAGGATCTTCTTTACAATACAATACTTGCTCGTAGCTTTAGCAAAAACGAGCAGAAGAGACTTGGCTATGGAGCTTTCATCGCCTCTATTTTCTTTGTCTTCACTCTTTGCACCATCTTTAAACCTTATCTCAGCCCATTACCAATCG TGGAGTCGCAATTATCAGTGGACGTTGGTCTCAGGATGCTGAGAATATCAGAAACGCATAAACCGAAGGCGTTGAGTAGCAGCAACTATACAACGTCTCAAAGCAACATTACATCAAATACAACAAATACGCAGAGGTTAACCAGTTCTGAAGATGACAAGCTTAGTGTCTACAACGACACAAGCTTGCCCAAGAATCATTCTGATTCGTTTAACCGTACTACACCCACTTTAATCTCCAAAGAACAAGTTATTTCAG ACGGTAATATGATGGAGGAAACGGTAAAATGTAAGAAGCAATCGAGAACAGAGGTGTGCGAATTAAACGGCGACGTAAGAGTCCACGGTAAATCCGCGACGATTCGAACCGCGATCACGTCTGCGTTTTCGGGAAATACCACGTGGCAAATGAGACCTTACGCGAGAAAAAGAGACTCTGGGGCCATGAATAACGTTAGAGAATGGACGGTGAAATTGGATAAAAACGCCGAGCGACTAGAGAACGCTAATTTCTCGCGTTGCGTTACGAATCACAGCGTTCCGGCGATTGTTTTCTCTCTGGGAGGCTACTCGATGAACAACTTCCACGCTTTCGCCGACATCGTGGTTCCTCTTTTCACGACGGCGCGTAGATTCAACGGAGAAGTCCAATTCCTCGTGACGAACAAGAACCAGGCGTGGATCAACAAGTTCAAGGAGATACTGAGGAGTCTCTCGAACTACGATCTGATTCACATCGACGACGAAAACGAAACGCACTGTTTCCCCACCGTCATCGTCGGCCTCAAGATCCATCCGGAGTACTTCAAAGAGCTGACGATTGATTCTTCGTTTTCTGAATACTCCATGTCCGACTTCCGGAGGTTCCTAAGAGACGCGTACTCGCTGCGAAACGCCGCCGTGGATCTGCGGCGGCGGAGGCCACGGATCATGATTCTGTCCAGAGCCGGATCACGAGCGTTCACGAACACCGACGAGATCGCGAACGCGGCGGGAGAAACCGGATTCGAAGTCGTGGTGGCGGAAGCGAGCACAGGCCTCGCTAGCTTCGCGGAGACGGTGAACTCGTGCGACGTGATGCTCGGCGTTCACGGCGCGGGGCTTACGAACATGGTGTTCTTGCCGGAGAACGCGGTGGTGATTCAGATTCTTCCGATCGGTGGATTCGAGTGGCTGGCGGAGACGGATTTTGGGAGGCCGGCGAAGGGGATGAATCTGAGGTATTTGGAGTACAAGATCGCGGCGGAGGAGAGCTCGCTCGTGCGGAAGTACGGACGCGATCACGAGATCGTTAGAGATCCGTCGGCGGTTATTAAACGCGGGTGGATGGCGTTCAAGTCGACCTATTTGGTACAGAACGTGACTGTTGATATAAACCGGTTCAAGCCGCTTCTTGCCAAAGCTTTTGAGTTACTGCAGAAGCAGTCgatgtaa